TATTCGCTGTGTATACTTCTAAATGAATAGGATTGTTTTAATATGTGAAAAGCTTGTCAATAGTTGTGCAGACGGAGCCAAATGAAATCCCTGGAAAATGGAGTCAATGGCTTTCATTAACTCTTGTATTTACACTTCATTATTACAGAGCCTTGTGGCATGCATCATGTCACTGCAGCTGTCGTGATGCTCCATCTTACcttacaaaatgtaaaactgcGCTGCTGTGTTATGGACGGCACTTTCCATTCTACTGAAGTGcacgggaaaaaaaaaaactccacacaTGTacaggaagaacatgcaaactccacacagaaaggttgcTGTTGCACTGCTAGTGTTGGGTTGggggtaggcctgcacaatataccgcaaatttatcgttatcgcaatatccagctctgcaatatgcatatcgcaaaagacggcgaatatcgcaataaatcgcaaacccaaaatgtgttaaaacaatcttctagcagcttgaagcatttaacgaatcaaataaatccctttatgctttgaccaatcagatggacgccttcccattgttgaccaatcagatggaggcctattatgttaaccctggtcctgaagagcctcaaccctgcctgttttccagctctccttaaccagcttgctgttgattggctgactcaagtgatttcacatcctgattgactgaacacacctgattttggttatcattatcgagcagtctagggagaattggaaaacagacagggttgaggctcttgaggaccagggttagccaccctgacatttgtcccccatgtcgatgagggtcatttggagtataatttttaaactgttgcaatgaaatgagaatgatgtttttgtttatttttctatttgtttatttaccgcaaatttatcgttatcgcaatattgatcactaatatcgcatatcgcaagttttcctcatatcgtgcagccctagttggGGGtatgagggactgtaagctagcatgtAAACAGGTGGATGACAGGAAGCGGGGGCAGCTTACGCAACGCCAAcagctcacaactcagaggaacaTTTCTGATgagctactgctgctctgcagaaactgtctaagaaaatgacacaggtttttaaaattttgtctagaaacggcataatcataaataaaagaccacagaCAACGGTTTTACGATAGATAAAAAGctgatcggagtgagacttaaGCACCAAACCACCGTGCAGTCCTAAATGagtataactgttttctgtcttcttttttattaatcattCCAGCATTTTTGGAAACCAGAGTTGTAGATCATTAAAGACCTTTGGGGAGAGTTAAGTTTCAAGACCACTATGGTTGTTTGATCTTTTAATAAATTCACAGGACATTGTGTCAACTTTGAttcatgaaaaacatgaaattgaactcaaaaaccaaaaaatgttaTTATACCATTTTCCCAAAGGTAAACACAAAGCatagttacattttttgttattttttcaaatatttataatttaaaaaactgcatgTATGTAGTGTTCCTCTCTGGCTGTGCCTTCCCTGCTTTCACTTCAACTTTCCTAACTTTTATATTGGTGTATGATTTTtccaaacttattttttttaatgggttaGTATGAAATACTTTTACTAAACCATTTCTGATCAGCAAGAGTTTTTTGCTTGgcttaaaaaaagtatattttatggTTCAACCACCATATTTTAGAGCACTATAtatgtttctatttttaggttttgtttttatttcatattttctacTTAATTCTCACTTCTAGGTTACAGACCAGGCAATCCACAGAACACAACACCTGGCGTCAACAGCGGACCTTTTCCTATTCCCCACGGGTCCACTCCGTCCACCCCTGTCCCACCCCAGTCTCCCGCTCAGCCGCTTCCTACAACTCCCATCACACCCGTTTTCCCCGGCATGGTGCCCTCCCACAACCCCAATGCTCCTTCTCCATCCCCAGCCCCTTCTCCCTCTGTGATTAAAGCAGGACCCCAAACCCCCAGTGGCCACACCACACCTACACCCTCAGTCATTAAAGCCCACACCCCCTCAGGCACCCCCTGTGGAACCCCCGTCTCCAGCAGTGGGAGGTATTCCTCCTCCCCTTTCCACAGCCTCTCTGGAACAGACACCCCTTCCCGGAGTGGTCAAGACTTTGCGCCGCAGCCAAACTCCATTGGTTCAACACAGCAGAGGAATTATTCTCAGTCTGCAGACCACCAGTCAGGATCCACCTTTTCTGGCACACAGCCACAAGCAGGTAACCCCTCTGGGTCTGTGATCCGAAGTTACACCCCCTCCAGACAATCCCCTCTCACTCCTGGGTCCTCCACTTCAGCAATTCCAAACTGTTCCACTCCAGGCCTCAGCCCCAAACCCTCCCCCCTTCAACAGGCTCAGGCTGTCGTTGCTGGAGCCCTGAACAGACACTCAGGGGGAAGTAACAGTGGAAGCAGCAGCCCCATACCCTCGGCCTTTAAGGGCACGTCACGTTCTGTTACTCCATCTGTTGGCTCCCTGGTGGCATCAGGCTCTGCCCAGGCTGCTCTTGTGCGCTCCTTGGGTCTGTCACACCCCTCTGTCTCACCTAAGGTTTCTCTCCCGAGCCCTGTTGCCATAGCGGGCCTCCATGCTCTTTCTTCCAGCCCAGCACCATCGCATTATCCCGGCTTGTCTCCTTTCCCAGCCCTGTCTTCCTCTCTCCCTGCAACTTCCCCATCAGCCGTGCCCACAGCAGCTCCTTCATCCAACATTTCCAACCACCCCGCAACCTCCATGTACCCAGGCCTGGCAGCAAATGCTGCTCCCAGTTCAGCTTCCGCTTTTGGTTTAGGCCTCAGCTCTGCACCTGTATTCCCAGGAATCCCCCCTGGTCCTAACCCCACCTCTTTTGCTGGACTGGGTGTGTCAGGGGGGCACGGTGCTGGAAGCCCCGTGTTGTCTTCCCTGATGGGATTGGCAGGAGCAGCTCAGTCTTCAGTGGCATCAGTCACCCCTCTGcaggcagctgcagctgcagctggagtTCCAGCATCCTCCCCGGTGTTGCCAGGTTTCGCCTCCGCCTTCAGCTCCAACTTCCAGCCGGGGTACGTACACTCAGTAGTCCTTTTAGCCGGCAGACAATAAAACTGTCCTGACTCGTGAGTGGAAAATGCCACAGAACGACCGGATAGCTGTTGTGCAAGTTAACTGGTAGTGATGTATGATTTTGGAGGATGCCAGAGTGCAGTGAACTCGTCAGAAATGTTAGAACAATCGTCAAAGCATGTGACAAATTTCCACGTCTTCCAATGCTGGCTTTAAAACATGCATCGTAAATCATGACTATCAGTTTCCACGTAGGTTTAATGTCATAAGTCCAGTGTTGCACCTACAAAGTACAAAGTCCTCTTTAAAATACATTAGGGTGTTGGCTCTATGTTGTCTGCTGTTTCTCTACTAGAGGATAACTGTCAAGAACTCGATGTAGAAAAGACAGTCCTCACCCCTGTTTACTTTAATAGAtttgtgtctgcatgttttgGTTAGTGTTGTGTGGAGGGTAGCACGTATAACCAAATAGACATGCATATTTTATGAAGAGCCATATTTATTAGATGACTTTAACCCATAAGAGCCAAACCCACTTTTCTTAAAAAGGACACTTATGTGAGATTTTCCACAGACTGACTAAACCACTAAACAGAAGTTTtcttctgttacactgatgtctcCATGGGttcttaatgttttgttttggattattgtgggttttatggtttatttaaaaaaagaaacaaaatatggATGAAAAGTTAAACAACTTTGCCGAAAAGGGCTTAATATACCatcatgtaaaatgtttttattttctgacagTTAATTGGAATGTAATAActtaaaatgtaactttatttaaagagaGTATATCCAGTTGCAAAAGCCCTCAATGAGCTGTacagataaaaggaaaaataataataataataaagaaaaattaatagGAAAACATAGAAAAAGCAATCTTATtggtaaaaacaattaaaaacaccaCTCATGCACATTATAGCAACGTAAAACGAAAGAAACAGTCCATGAAATCGATTAAAAAGCCACAATAAAGCTAAAAGGGGGCAACAGTGACATAAGCAATTGCAAACCgatacaaagcccatcgagacgactgctgttgtaaatttgggctatacaaaatatagaattgaaattgaattgaattatagTTCACTTCAAAGCCAagctaaaaagatgaaaaaaacagacagactaAAAAGGTTTTAAGCTTGAAGTTTATCTCAAAGTGCTGCTCCGTTtatctttttctctcttcttaaAGTGATTctagtggttttttaattatgattatgcaatttttagctaaaatcagaagacctatgtcctccatcatgagaaaaacatgttacaggaacatgttaaaaacacaattttcattgtagtgggtTTTTAAACTTGGTAAATAGTTAGCTGAACTATTTCCTAGTAACTGTTTAACTGTGATACAGACCTGTTGTCTtcataaaaatttaaattgtttCTAAGAATCAGCTTTATAAAAAAGctagaaaaacaaatacaggaATGTTATgttaaaaggtgtttttaatgtCCTCAAAGACAAATTTTTCATTGTGTCATAGTTatttaagactgttttttttaattgattacttttatttttctaacagCCCAACAAGGTGACTTTAAAGTAGAACTAAGATTCTAATATAAAAAGACCCAACAGAGACATGGTTCTTTTATGTTCTTCAGTGAGTAAGAATTCTTGTGTGTTCCAGGTTGGGCAGCGGCCTCCAGCCTCCAGGAAGTAGTGGTTTTCCTGGTCTGCTGTCTTTCCCTGCAGTAGCAGGCTTTTCTCCCTCTGCTTCTCCTGCTGCACTTGGTGGCCTCCACAACCCAACCATGCAATCGGCTCTGCTGCAGGTGAACATTCACGGTGCACTTGAACCCTTTAGCGCTGGAGTTGTCCCTGGCAACACCTAAGTAGCACACGATCTTTGACATATCGTTTTTtaacgtgttactaacaaggttgggagtcgGCGTAGTCTCAGTAACTTCTGTTTTAGTGGTAtcacgtgttgcaaacaaagttgaGAGCTACAGGTATTGTGAGTACGCTAActtggctaacatgtagcgtgttacaaacaagttctagaactACTGTGAACACACTTTTTACTTTTGGACTTATGCcggactcttttgtctcgcttaatgtgccttatagttCGGTGCACCCTATAGTGCAGATAATGCAGTACGTTAATTGtgcaaacagttgaagagttacagtcaTCGATAGAATGTCAACACGGGAGCTAAAGTTCTGGTGTTAAGGGGTCAAGGAAGAATGTAGAACCTTGTTTacgtcttttttgttttgacgtTGGACTTGTCTTTCAGGCTCACCCTACATCTGCTTTGGAAAGCTTTCCTGCTCAAGCCAACAGTTTTACCAACTATCCTTCAGGTCCAGGAAACCCTTTTCCACTCCAACCAGGACTGCACCCCCAGCTGGGTTGGCAGTGAAGCCTGTTCTTTTGTAAACAGACTCCGCCCTACCCCACAGAAACAGCACAGTATTGGCCTTGAACTCTGAAGAAAACTGAATAACAGCTTCATTGCGATTTGTGTTTTACGGCAAGACTTAATACAACGAACACTACCCTTAAGTGTGGGTGGAGGTGAAGGCTGGGGTGTATAATATTTGTAGAAAATAATGTGACTTtaggtttttgaaaatattcgtTTTGCTAGTTTTCGCTAGCCTTACCTCCCTGTTTTTAGAAATGaactctattaaaaaaaactaatgaaatgttTGAATCCTGAACTGTATCACAGCATTCTGGttcacaaaagaggaaaaagtgaaTTGCTCTGTATTTATTACTTTACTGTGACATTTCTCTGACTTACAGTTTTACTGTATACAGTTAATTTTTTAGCTGTTTCCTTGGATTTACATTTTGCATGTtgacaaaatgaacaaaaatgacatGCAGGCTCTGTTATAGCAGTATTTGAAACGCCCTTTGTGAATATTTGATATTCTAAAAACTATGAGCTTGAAAAACAAAGTAGTTCATTTTCAGGTTTGTAGCAGCTTAGAATTATCCATTAGTTATATCAGGGATGGTATATTGACAGTGACCTGATGGTGACTAggccttcatgtttttttatctgatttcattttacttgtttttatatttttccagtAACCAGCTGGTTGTAATAGATATAACTGTATTTGTAGTCTGTGATGCCTTGGCTGTCACctaaataaaatgactgaaacTATATGATGagggtttttttctccatttttttttcatccaaattatttaaaaacatgtttcagcAAACCTTTTTACATTTGACTTTGGCGGCATATGATCCAGCTATCTTAGAAGGCTGTTTTACAGCTGCCCTGGGTTAAAATTAACCATACTGGTCCTTGTTGTTGCCCAACACAACATAAATCCAGTCACACGATACTGACAAGATTCCATTACACGTTTCCATTCATCTAAAAGTCGTAGTTATAGCACTCTATTGTCGTCATTGCAATTCAGTTATCATTTCTTGTCAAAGAAAATTTCACAAATGGAAAATATTGGTTTGAAGTTActctaaaaagtataaaaatcaaAATGCTTGAAGATTTTTAATCTGGGAACtggattttcatttttgtcaaaactGTTAATATTCTATTAATATTTTAACAGTCATACCTAAAAGCTTTCATTGTGTTACTGAACAACTGCCCTATTtcgtatttatttttgttatttccatttcatttggaataaataaaatgcttcTACTCATTTTATTATTACTACATTTTGAGAGCaacaagtgtaaaataaaaaaattgtttaaatattcTGACATCTTTTgagtatgttttaaaaaaaagctactaGACGATTTGAAAATAGTTGACCTTTTCCATCAACTATGTTGACATCATTTCTGTTAATGTAATTTCTGAAGGTTACATTTTTCCTGAATACTGGATTTTATTAATGAGGTccaaaataaactattttatttacCATAAAAAATAGGTTAAtagaaaatgctattttaaagaATATCTCATTTTGTTTCATGTTAATTTAGTTTGAGTTGAATTTAGCAGAATATCAACTATTCAAGACCtgcaacaaagacaaaacattgGAGAGGTAGAGTCCTAATACCATGCATTAGGTTGGGCACTTGGTAGGAGATAAGTGATAGTTTTGCATAATTATCagaattatgttttattcatattttatttcattttactttgaatttaCTGCTCTTGTTCTTTTGCTGCACAGCCAAACATGTTTCAAcctgtttttcttcagaaatggaGGCTTTTGTGGTGTACATTCAGACTGAATAACAgtagttgagtttttttttaaacttttttgaaacAATTGTAGCTGCTAATTCCAGGTCTATGAAACGGTCAACAAGTGGTTCTGGGATCATTGTTTTCATTCGTTTGTCAGAAATCCTTCAAGGAGCAGCTGGTCCTCGCTGGATGTTCTTTCCACTCTTGGATTTTGactctgcatttgaacctttaGGATCCTCTTTCTGTAATCGGCACTATCAAATAAAGTTCTGAAATTCTTGTGAAAGCCTTTTGCTTGTACTCCTTGATGAATGTTTCTCATGTCTAACATTATGAGACACCTTCTTGCTGTGCAGCAAGTTCACTTTTACtgcaaaagacatttttttctctcattactGACCCTTCAGATCTTGTCTTGGCTGTCTGTCTTTTGTTCATTTCCCTTCattttttctcaactttttccatttttctcacATGACACAACCTTTACAAACCCTTGTGACTCAATGGGTGAACTTATCACATGGTTACTACCTTTACAAATGTCTATTAAGAATAATTCTGCTCTGTGTAAAGAAAGAgtaataaaagcaaacaacaaaTATAATTGTGGTGCTTaagagtatgtgtgtgtgtgcaaagtCCGACAGGGAATGAAGAAGTATTCTCCTTTGGGAAGGGGAACTATTTAAAGGCACATTCCCCTTCCCTTTCACCTGACTTCCTGTGGACTCCTCTTTGTGACCTCAACCACAGGCcctgtttagaaaaaaagttgaaaaaccatttaaaatttGTTCGTAAAGCGACGTAACtgtgatgctcactagattggcaaatatgaaccacaatgcattgcgtttgaacaatttttcacgtgaaaaaactgcatttgaaTAAATTTGTTATGAACCAGTGGATTCATTAGTAGTCTTCGTAAAGTGTTcatatttaatagttttttaatGTCGTATTTGTTgttcaaaaagtaaaagaaatagcaagtgagtgtgatgtctgACTTGCTTTTAAAACCCACTAGATAGTCCAGCACTATATCGTTTTTTGTATTGATGAAGTAGGAAGGGAATTCATACATAGCCTAATTCTTGATATAAACCatcacaaaaatagaaaaacaaatatgttaATGATTTAACATTACAAACAATAGAGTTCCTCAAAGCACTCTGGAAAGTACAggtacagtttttgttttcatttgtttttttgttttttgtcagtcAACAATTGATACCTTCCATCTATCCTTTCTGAGGACAAACAGGCAAGCTGAACAGAAGTCCATAAAAATCTGTTGGTTTGTAAAAACAGGAAGATTCTTCCTTCCATTTGTTGGTTCCATTTTAGCTGCCACTGCTGggatttttgaatcaataccAAATAGTTTATTGATCTTAACATAGATGTTATCGGAGATGGACAGAGCTGCAAGAATAAATTGGACAGCATCCACATAGTGCTTTTCTAAGTCGGCTGATCAATCAGTAAGCTTTTACACTGAAAGGCTCTTTCGTTCAACCGATctgcatttttaatcaatttagaAATTCCTCAATTGGCAAATGGAGTGCTTTTTTAAGACACTCAGATATTAATGGATGTTAATGATCTATTATGAGGGATCTCTCCCCTCTCgcgttctaaacaggaagtagttACTGGTTCCAGGATGCCAAAATCCCAAAGCGTTCTATTGAGAAATAGTCAGTCTttatatttgtcaaaataaccattcttgctctaatacctttttttaacattttattctaatccttttttcataatattatttcattattgcatgttattcaagttataaactgtccaatcagaggcctcaatGAAAGCAGGTGGACTCAGGTCTAACATTCGAA
The DNA window shown above is from Oryzias latipes chromosome 14, ASM223467v1 and carries:
- the proser1 gene encoding proline and serine-rich protein 1 isoform X1 translates to MDNKSFDIVLDEIRKCVLTDQRVRAIEQVHGYFSSKQVMDILKYFSWAEPQIKAVKALQHKMVAIRTTEVANILNCFTFTKDRLVVLELIALNISDAQNYHPVEDMFRTHLSEKKRARRILEQVCKVGCKAPVAMISSCGMIPGNPYPKGRPSLVTGTFPGIPPAKKEGEKKEDSNSLEGKGIASRIIGQFKPFPSTYNPHRPVPYPIPPCRPHATIAPSAYNNAGLVSMGGVITANVPPPPYTSAHKVAGYRPGNPQNTTPGVNSGPFPIPHGSTPSTPVPPQSPAQPLPTTPITPVFPGMVPSHNPNAPSPSPAPSPSVIKAGPQTPSGHTTPTPSVIKAHTPSGTPCGTPVSSSGRYSSSPFHSLSGTDTPSRSGQDFAPQPNSIGSTQQRNYSQSADHQSGSTFSGTQPQAGNPSGSVIRSYTPSRQSPLTPGSSTSAIPNCSTPGLSPKPSPLQQAQAVVAGALNRHSGGSNSGSSSPIPSAFKGTSRSVTPSVGSLVASGSAQAALVRSLGLSHPSVSPKVSLPSPVAIAGLHALSSSPAPSHYPGLSPFPALSSSLPATSPSAVPTAAPSSNISNHPATSMYPGLAANAAPSSASAFGLGLSSAPVFPGIPPGPNPTSFAGLGVSGGHGAGSPVLSSLMGLAGAAQSSVASVTPLQAAAAAAGVPASSPVLPGFASAFSSNFQPGLGSGLQPPGSSGFPGLLSFPAVAGFSPSASPAALGGLHNPTMQSALLQAHPTSALESFPAQANSFTNYPSGPGNPFPLQPGLHPQLGWQ
- the proser1 gene encoding proline and serine-rich protein 1 isoform X2: MDNKSFDIVLDEIRKCVLTDQRVRAIEQVHGYFSSKQVMDILKYFSWAEPQIKAVKALQHKMVAIRTTEVANILNCFTFTKDRLVVLELIALNISDAQNYHPVEDMFRTHLSEKKRARRILEQVCKVGCKAPVAMISSCGMIPGNPYPKGRPSLVTGTFPGIPPAKKEGEKKEDSNSLEGKGIASRIIGQFKPFPSTYNPHRPVPYPIPPCRPHATIAPSYRPGNPQNTTPGVNSGPFPIPHGSTPSTPVPPQSPAQPLPTTPITPVFPGMVPSHNPNAPSPSPAPSPSVIKAGPQTPSGHTTPTPSVIKAHTPSGTPCGTPVSSSGRYSSSPFHSLSGTDTPSRSGQDFAPQPNSIGSTQQRNYSQSADHQSGSTFSGTQPQAGNPSGSVIRSYTPSRQSPLTPGSSTSAIPNCSTPGLSPKPSPLQQAQAVVAGALNRHSGGSNSGSSSPIPSAFKGTSRSVTPSVGSLVASGSAQAALVRSLGLSHPSVSPKVSLPSPVAIAGLHALSSSPAPSHYPGLSPFPALSSSLPATSPSAVPTAAPSSNISNHPATSMYPGLAANAAPSSASAFGLGLSSAPVFPGIPPGPNPTSFAGLGVSGGHGAGSPVLSSLMGLAGAAQSSVASVTPLQAAAAAAGVPASSPVLPGFASAFSSNFQPGLGSGLQPPGSSGFPGLLSFPAVAGFSPSASPAALGGLHNPTMQSALLQAHPTSALESFPAQANSFTNYPSGPGNPFPLQPGLHPQLGWQ